A DNA window from Vigna unguiculata cultivar IT97K-499-35 chromosome 10, ASM411807v1, whole genome shotgun sequence contains the following coding sequences:
- the LOC114166909 gene encoding glycine-rich cell wall structural protein 2-like, translated as MEVQVEVEDTEALERMAYVVMEEELVEVKVQVGDMEQLAVAMVVGEGVEAVEALAVLQVADMEEEPEKEVVKGAGSGGGYGGEHGGGYGGGGGSGGGGGGGAGPGGASGGGYGSGGGSGGGYGGGAADGGGGGSGGGGGYGGYVAVPPDAEFE; from the exons ATGGAGGTTCAGGTGGAGGTGGAGGATACGGAGGCGCTGGAGCGCATGGCGTATGTGGTTATGGAGGAGGAGCTGGTGGAGGTGAAGGTGCAGGTGGGGGATATGGAGCAGCTGgcggtggccatggtggtggGGGAGGGAGTGGAGGCGGTGGAGGCTCTGGCGGTGTTGCAGGTGGCGGATATGGAGGAGGAGCCGGAAAAGGAGGTGGTGAAGG GAGCTGGATCGGGAGGTGGATATGGTGGAGAGCATGGTGGTGGAtatggaggtggtggtggaagTGGTGGCGGTGGCGGGGGTGGTGCCGGCCCTGGCGGAGCTTCTGGAGGTGGATATGGTAGTGGTGGAGGATCAGGTGGAGGATATGGAGGTGGAGCAGCTGACGGCGGAGGCGGTGGCTCTGGTGGgggtggtggttatggtggaTATGTGGCTGTGCCTCCTGATGCAGAATTCGAATAA
- the LOC114165697 gene encoding patatin-like protein 3, giving the protein MSPLLLFGLVFLSHFNGGLNTPLPPPNFGDRVSVLSIDGGGIRGIIPATVLIYLDNALKAKDPTTSLADYFDVISGTSTGGIMSVMLAAPNASDSNRPLFNPSQVVQFYKRYGPDIFKPRSILDPIQCPKYDGKFLRNIARQILKDLVLDQSLTNLVIPTFDEDKIHPVIFSNYKLKTESYLNAKLSDIALGTSAAPTYFPSHEFQNDGVSFDLADGALAANNPALVAVSEVIQNNGEKEILLLSLGTGIPKAQNKLGGIFDLGCQALWLSLHQDVFNEAMFRTDVTHYYLATIFPGLLPADNYLRIEEYNLDPSMEEMDDASKKNMDNLEKVGKGLLTQRVKRINVKTFLPYELDQTNAQALDKLAEELYAERQLRLKRKSMEKGGRPFIETI; this is encoded by the exons ATGTCTCCATTGCTcttgtttggtttggtgttttTAAGCCACTTCAATGGTGGATTGAATACACCATTGCCACCTCCAAACTTTGGAGATCGTGTTTCCGTTCTCAGCATAGATGGTGGTGGCATCAGGGGAATTATTCCGGCCACTGTTCTTATTTACTTGGACAATGCTCTTAAG GCTAAGGATCCAACAACATCGTTGGCAGATTATTTCGATGTGATATCAGGAACAAGCACTGGTGGAATCATGAGTGTTATGTTAGCAGCTCCAAACGCATCCGATTCCAATCGTCCTCTCTTTAATCCATCACAAGTCGTACAGTTCTACAAGAGATATGGCCCTGATATTTTTAAACCTAG ATCTATCTTGGATCCCATTCAATGTCCCAAGTATGATGGGAAGTTTTTACGAAATATAGCTCGTCAGATACTGAAGGATTTAGTTCTCGATCAATCGTTGACCAACTTGGTAATTCCCACTTTTGACGAGGACAAAATCCATCCAGTTATATTCTCAAACTACAAG CTGAAGACAGAAAGTTACTTGAATGCGAAACTCTCAGACATAGCTCTTGGAACTTCGGCTGCACCAACTTATTTTCCATCTCACGAATTTCAGAATGATGGTGTTAGTTTCGATTTGGCTGATGGTGCTCTCGCTGCTAACAATCCC GCCCTGGTTGCTGTGAGTGAAGTGATACAAAACAATGGGGAAAAGGAAATTTTGTTGCTGTCATTAGGAACTGGAATTCCAAAAGCTCAGAACAAGTTAGGTGGCATCTTTGATCTTGGGTGCCAAGCTTTATGGCTAAGTTTACACCAAGATGTTTTCAATGAAGCTATGTTCAGAACTGACGTGACTCATTACTACCTTGCCACAATCTTCCCTGGTCTCTTACCTGCAGATAACTATCTTCGAATTGAG GAGTATAACCTGGATCCATCCATGGAAGAAATGGATGATGCTTCTAAAAAGAACATGGATAACCTTGAAAAGGTGGGAAAGGGCCTGTTGACCCAAAGAGTCAAGAGGATAAATGTAAAGACATTTCTCCCATATGAACTCGACCAAACAAATGCTCAAGCTCTTGACAA gtTGGCTGAGGAATTATATGCAGAGAGACAATTGCGTCTGAAAAGGAAATCTATGGAAAAAGGAGGAAGACCTTTCATTGAAACTATATAA